ttgaatattcatttaaagtttttaataactaagtatattcaatacatatttttgtaaacgataattaatttttccatCATTAAACTCATAAGAGAAATTCACCACagcatataatataatgtattcaaTGTTTgaattcctttaaatttcaaaatatcttattttacaataccattaaaaaatataccttatACAGAGCGATAAAGACTTAGCACGAAGTTTATAGTTTCGTCAAATGTTCGTATACGTTAATGGGAGTATTTCAGTTAATGactataaaagtaataaatgttcggactaatacctgcagccgagtttcatcatcgtccgtcgaggcagaatacaaaataccatccgtatcacctcgacggccgtcgttccacaactgagcgtattttaaagcagtttttgccgcgcaccaccaccaCCATATCGACCCTAAGTTAAGAATTGGTAATActccaagaaaagagcgtaccaattcttaacaGGCCACGCACAAATCTGTCAAATCAGCATGAAAATGTCTAAaagactattattattaaatattattagttaattatttataggcCGGTATCAAATATAGAAGCACCGTGCCTTTAAAATATCGTTAGACTGAATGTTTATAGATAACGTATTGTATACGAGCGATGCATATTCCGTTAAATTCCAAATGCGCACCGCTCTTCCAAAGTTCGTACTAAGGATTATCGttacgtatataaaaaaaagcaatGTACCCACTGAGGGATAAAGGTTTGTTATATGAATAATGTGTTGTCAACAGTGCGGCCTACGACACGGTGACGCAACAGAACGTGGCGATCAAGAAGTTGTCGCGGCCCTTTCAAAATGTGACGCACGCGAAGCGCGCCTATCGCGAGTTTAAGCTCATGAAGCTGGTCAACCACAAAAATGtacgtattttatatacacTACTAACTTAAAACGTGCTcgattcatttaataaaaaacgtgtgtgtatgtacacgcgttagaagttatacttctttggcgtaatcATGTTCTTCGAGCACTTTAGAGGGACGTTTCCCTCTTCGAATTACATTTTTCTTGTCGATTTTAATGATCACTTCCAATcgaaacgatataatatgaactaatcatgatattttacgataaacattatgtttttttatgacaATGGGACGGATGTTTTCGTAtagaaatcattttttttatttaaataaacgacTGAAAAACTACGCCATGTCAGTgcaacttgtcgataaaacagagcaagcgCCAACTAGCGGCTCAGACTGCTTAACGGacgtttgaacagatattcagggtgtcggttttttgtgacttagattatattattctgttaaataaaaaaatagtttcgtAATTATTAGTTAGTTGTCAGAAAGCTTGAGACTAAAGAAACTGACTGAccgtatattttaaatgtttttttgtttcttagcTTAGTTGGTGATTAAAGCGTTATTTAATTTCCCACAAAGTGCTGTAGAAAGTACAGAGAAAAGTATcaggaaatattatattacagatTATCGGACTGCTGAACGCATTCACACCGCAAAAGAGCCTGGAGGAGTTCCAGGATGTCTACCTGGTGATGGAGCTGATGGACGCCAACCTTTGCCAGGTCATCCAGATGGACTTGGACCACGAGAGGATGAGCTATCTCCTCTACCAGATGCTGTGCGGCATCAAGCATTTGCATTTGGCTGGAATCGTGCATCGGGTAAGAATGTTTACATGATAATATTAATGACATAGTTTCGCTGATATTGCAAGCCAATTTTACGTTTTCGCACATatgattatgtttttttaaatataataagtctATTAGAATTGATTTTGTAATCTTTATATCTaaaattctactgtacgtgtgtatgtcactgaaatCCTCTTAAACGgttggaccgatttgaatgaatttttttgtatgtgtttggGTGGctccctggatggtttagattcacaaatcagcccggcagatggcgctgcagtcggtactttcatagttattatcctaatcgcttgaaatatcatacaggacaacgtctgtcggtaTAGCTATATATAGACAGgctttgaaatttaaaaaaactattttggaaatacatattttgaatCGTTCCTTTGtttacgatatttttataaattctcaGGATCTAAAGCCGTCCAACATAGTGGTGAAAAGCGACTGCACTCTGAAGATCCTAGACTTCGGCCTGGCCCGTACTGCCGGCACCACCTTCATGATGACGCCTTACGTTGTCACCCGGTACTACCGCGCACCAGAGGTAAGCGTTCACCCGTCACCCGTTCACCATGTTTTAAATAGATCAGGTTTTTGTGTAGGGTGTTTGTCTTAtgacacattttattttcttaaagaagCGGCgatgttctatttttaatgtttgctGTCTGCCAAGGTTTAATGCCTCTcgtaataataagttttgcagtaaaaaatatatatatatctttatatatataattcttctgtgagtgtgtatgtcactgaacttctctcaaacgactggaccgattttgatgaaattttttgtgtgtgttcaaggggatctgggaatggtttagattcacaaatcagcccgccagatggcgctgcagtcggtactttcatactttgctttactaattgcttgaaatatcatgcaggacaacgcctgtcgggtccactagtatatttatattttttgcttcTGAACTTATTATTACAAGAAGCTATTATATTTCTGACTTGCCTCGTGGTATTTAAAGGTGATCCTGGGCATGGGATACACGGAGAACGTGGACATATGGTCCGTGGGCTGCATCATGGGAGAAATGATACGGGGCGGAGTACTCTTCCCTGGGACGGACCACATCGATCAATGGAATAAGATTATAGGTAacatattcatttaatttgttttttcatgatatttgtattaagacattatatgaataaagaaatacacaaattttacttatttttcttGATCTCATTTGCCGCTCTGTCAAACTTCAATATAAAAgccaattataattttaaattgatttaaagctttcatattttaattatattttgaaattccTTTCAGAACAACTGGGCACGCCCTCCGCGGCCTTCATGGCCCGTCTCCAGCCCACCGTACGCAACTACGTGGAGAACCGGCCCCGCTACGCTGGATATAGTTTCGAGCGATTATTCCCGGATATCCTGTTCCCGTCGGACAGTAGCGAGCATAACCGGTTGAAGGCGTCCCAGGCTCGCGATTTGCTCTCACGTATGCTCGTCATCGACCCGGAGAGACGTATTTCTGTGGACGAAGCATTGTTACATCCATACATTAATGTCTGGTATGACGAGGGGGAAGTTAATGCGGTGAGTTTTGTATTTCATATGTTGCTATGTCTCCGATCGAGACAAGATTACGTTAGGACGTactattttgatatatatgcTCTGGCTGTGGAATTAGGCTCGCaaaaagtgttgtttgatgatttgctattttaaaagagtaccgagagttttttacgccggctttttctctcggcctacaccctctgtcttctttgccgatgagtagggatgcctacaaatttaaatttaatgacgtggaataagtgatacatgtattttatgttccataataaacatattttattttattttaaatatgagtttttgacgtgataacgtctttaaaatcgttttagtcgggtgacatgttcagaaacttgtgtcacaccaaaacctcacgagcgcgatcgcaggtataacgagagagagacggaccgatctcccgtctctctcactctagcggcatacaaacgaatggagatttgtatgaatgtatgtatgaagaaaaatgtatatcatagtcgaataagtaaacttgtcattttacacccgaaatttatcatcaaaagtgtgagtaaaacgatagatgtaatttaaaatttgaaaaaattgttatcttcattaattccttacttcccaaaaacttatatcaccaataagacgttatcacgttaacatctcgatcgtaaacctactttacaaacaaccaatatttttttttagctaAACGTTTGATAAATTTCTGAAACCTTCTGAAAAGTCCATATGTGATCgctgtattactttagataacAAATTGCTTAGATTAACGGACCTTTTTTATTGTCCTTTGAGTGAACTGATAAAAGTTCTACTATTTGTCATTGCCACAGTAGtaagtaaaacttttttttatttttattatgtaaatttgttttttctaattaaattcttaCGTGAATGTCTCCGCAGCCCGCCCCCGCAGCGTACGACCACTCGGTGGACGAGCGCGAGCACACGGTGGATCAGTGGAAGCAGCTCATCTACCACGAGGTGGTGGAGTACAACGCCCCGGCCCCCGCGACCCCCGCCGTCGCGCACCTGGCGTCCGCCGACCTGGCTCCGCCCGCCCACACCGCATAGGTGACGTTTCTTTCCCTCTCTCTATTTCAATCTGGGGttttagtcaagatgcctcaACGGTCGTGTATATAGAaagtcattttcatacaaattaagttttcgactttctgtTTAGGCACCTTGACTAAACCCCCTGGTCTGTGGTTTGaactagtttaaaaaaaaattagaacaGCGACATCTCTAGGCCTCCTTCCTAAATGAGTTTTGTCTGAACAGGTTTCAACTGAACGACCGCTGAGTAAGAGACGTGCAAGGACAATAGTCGAGTCTCAAATCCCTGTATATACTATTAACGTGTTATACGTTTGATAGAGTGCAAATGCGTCTAGGTTAGCTCAACTGGCTCCGGGCTCGTCTATTGTAGTCTTTTCCTCTTTTAAACTTAATACGTGCAGAAGGAAAGGAGTTCTCGTCTtggtttatataattattttaaaatacgcaATAAATTACTTAGAAGTAGACTTAGTTACGTATAGAACGTGTGACGTGTAAGggagtaaaattatttttgttagcgCAATTTTAAAGGCTTTTACAGACTCGAGTAaatggttttattatataaatgtatttaaatttatttatattatatcatacTTCAATCTTTGTAAAGTCAGGAAAGCTTACTCTATAATTTAACTCACGGtgcaatattttgttttattatttagagaTAATAATTGGAAGACgtttaaaactgtattttgacatttaaaaatcatGTAAACAAGctaaatatagatttaaatgtataacaaCTGACAATTGACATTCACTCTATTCATAGACAAAATAATCCAATGTAATCAAAATACTGACTTACGCTGAGATTTATATACCGTACTCTTAACTTACTTTAAACTGTAGTGAGTTCAGAGTAATTCACTGAGTGCCAAGGTTTTAACGCTTTATAAATTTCCGCTTGggttattttcaattaaaaactttCCTTCTGCACTTGAATTCCGTGGTAAGTTATGTCTACTCGTAAACCTTTTTAGTTCCTATCCTTTCGAATTCTTTTCATTTGCGTCGAACAGTGCCTTTTACTAGTGATTTTTCGAAATGGATGGACTGAATTTGAATGTTTTGTTAATGAACCTAATTTGGGCTGATTTGATTTAATCgttgttattttattgtgcAATCATTGTGTTAAAGTTGCAATACTCTCGAATTACTATATACTGAATGAACTGCCGGTTCTTACGAATTTTTGGTACAGTGCCATTCTATCCCGTATTTAGTATTGTGAGAAGTATTGGAATATTGACGAGACATCCCTTaggacatttttatattaagttgcGATTAGTCCTAAATATAGCACATATGTTTTATTCGTTGTTTATTTCGTTTCGTGAGATAGTCAGTCGGGATTTCGTGATGTTCATAGTTTTTCGTAAGTAGACCCTAGTTGAGTTGTTGACTGTATAAGTAGATGATTAAGTACATTCTTACCTAAGTAGTTCATTTAGGTCGCCTCGCACGTTGCTTTTCAAATTACTCTAAATACGTAATTATCGTGAGCTCTATTGaacgtattttatttagtttcgaCGATATTGTAtcatttaattgtcatttaaTCGAATGTTATTCTGGTTATCGCCATAGACGTTGAGACAACGTGTGAGGGACACTGTAGGTTATTGTTTGAAACCTCACTAggtgatataataataaaaataagagaaaatGGATGACGATGGTCACACTGGATGGTTTCAtgaaatagcacaatttattaGCTATAGATGACAGGCGCTAAACGGTTGAGAAAGCAAAATAAGCAATAATGTTAATAAGTTATTCTTCCTCACTTAGCAGTTCGATATATTTGATTATCCGATTCATATCAGACGGTCGCAATAGATAGTTTGAGTTGGAATTCTTGTTAATGTTACTTTACTTTTGTTCCATAGAGAATCCAAAATGGCGGCGATCGCGAATACGAAAACGTTTTTAACGCATCGTTATTTATAGTATATCTTTAATGTAAAACGtatacaaaatgtttaatttagaaTGTAAATACGTGTTAAGGAATCTAGTAGGCTGAATGGAACGAAAGTGAAGAACATAGGTACTATCTATGGGGCATTCTGTTTAACACTTAAAGATAAAGTTCACAACTGTACGTCCAAAATGTccatttatatgttaaatgtaCCTAATGCAAATTACAATAATGTAATCTTTAGATTGTATTTTAGTACGTGAGGTTTAAGGTTGTAGCGATGTTGACGCAGGCCGAGCGGCGCTTAGCGGTATTCTTTGAGTTACACGATGACTATCTAAAACAACTTATTTTTACTGTACACGTaagttatttcatattttaactGAATAAATTGAAATGGTTATTATAAAAGTGACTTTAATTTTATCACATATATACCTATCCTATACCTTTGTTTCCAGTTTCCTTATAAAAACACGATTTCTCGACGTTgggtattatataaaatctaaaactaaGATCGTGTCGGACACATCCGGCTATCAAACCCTGACAATTAGAAATATGCTACACATTATATTACGCACCTAGCTAGGGTTAGGTAGCTATTAAGATTCCAAGAAAGCACTAAAAAGTATATCCAGAATATAAGAACTTACTACTGGAGGGGAGGGAGGACTACCCCCTGTGCCACCCCCACCTGCGGAACCCCATGGTTATGGAGATATTCTTCGTTATAGTTTAGAATGGTAACGATTTAGAAATCCGTCGCCCGAATTTGATAATACTGATTATGTAGGTGTCTCTGTACCTtgattggaacacctccaagtgatATTTGCTGCCGGAGTTGCGTCTAagtattcaaaaaaaatatttaaaattttgtgtaatgtattgaaattcgTAAACGAACCGtacattttctacttttctattggttactAGAGCtgtgacattctgcataaaaaatcgtttttttaatttatcgattGTTTTTTAGCACGAAAAATCGATgagtaaaaaacaaacaattatttcctaatttttgaaCTTTAAAGTTTTAGAATAATAACCCCCAACCACTTTCAAttatttgtcaaatttattttgtaattgcgTGTTATATTTTgccaatttgtatgaaaagtataaattctaaataaatgtatctCATGAACCGTAAGTTTCCGTgacctacaaaaaaatatgggtATTTAAATCGATGGTCCATATTTGAAAGTTTATCCTGGTCGTTTGCCTCATgtcccataaaaaaaaagttcatCCATGGCGCCAAAAACTACCACaatttcacaaaaacaaatctaattataaattactgaatttaaaattaatttaacacggctttcgaataaaatttatatcaatttcaAACTGCGCGACactctataaataattaaatctgtAATTTCTGTTTACAGAATTTCCAACAATAGGTTACACCtattagggggcgtccatattacgtgaggtgtttaagggggggagggggtcgagtcaaatctcatttaatcttacgttggagagaggggggtgtcggcaaatatcacgcaattttttttctgattgaaatttttttttaggaaaacggttgaccctaaaggccatctctgcaacttcccgctaactccaaacctaaacgctcaacatttcacttattttgttttagtcgtaaataaaagcacgaagcaaatttttttctttttacaataacaatccaacgcgtttacgtaagaaacccacattttgaaaaatctcacgtgagattggaggttgggggagggggttaaataaaatctcacgccatctcaccagggggggagggaggtacagaaaattaaaaaaaacatttcacgtaatttatggacgcccctttttattatttagaaaaaataaaattgtcgagaatctttttttttggagATTTCATGGCCAGAACAGATATTACGAATTTGTATCCAATATCCATAGCGACAATCGACCTTTAAGTTGCTTCGTTTGAATGTAAGAGAAAGCTGTTGCACTGCCAATTAC
The nucleotide sequence above comes from Pieris napi chromosome 22, ilPieNapi1.2, whole genome shotgun sequence. Encoded proteins:
- the LOC125060634 gene encoding stress-activated protein kinase JNK isoform X1; its protein translation is MPHAAPVSAMSAAPRHPHFYTVEVGDTRFTILKRYQNLKPIGSGAQGIVCAAYDTVTQQNVAIKKLSRPFQNVTHAKRAYREFKLMKLVNHKNIIGLLNAFTPQKSLEEFQDVYLVMELMDANLCQVIQMDLDHERMSYLLYQMLCGIKHLHLAGIVHRDLKPSNIVVKSDCTLKILDFGLARTAGTTFMMTPYVVTRYYRAPEVILGMGYTENVDIWSVGCIMGEMIRGGVLFPGTDHIDQWNKIIEQLGTPSAAFMARLQPTVRNYVENRPRYAGYSFERLFPDILFPSDSSEHNRLKASQARDLLSRMLVIDPERRISVDEALLHPYINVWYDEGEVNAPAPAAYDHSVDEREHTVDQWKQLIYHEVVEYNAPAPATPAVAHLASADLAPPAHTA
- the LOC125060634 gene encoding stress-activated protein kinase JNK isoform X2, whose translation is MVQFYSVTLGDTVFSIPTRYTELVRRGAGAQGTVCAAYDTVTQQNVAIKKLSRPFQNVTHAKRAYREFKLMKLVNHKNIIGLLNAFTPQKSLEEFQDVYLVMELMDANLCQVIQMDLDHERMSYLLYQMLCGIKHLHLAGIVHRDLKPSNIVVKSDCTLKILDFGLARTAGTTFMMTPYVVTRYYRAPEVILGMGYTENVDIWSVGCIMGEMIRGGVLFPGTDHIDQWNKIIEQLGTPSAAFMARLQPTVRNYVENRPRYAGYSFERLFPDILFPSDSSEHNRLKASQARDLLSRMLVIDPERRISVDEALLHPYINVWYDEGEVNAPAPAAYDHSVDEREHTVDQWKQLIYHEVVEYNAPAPATPAVAHLASADLAPPAHTA